From Epinephelus lanceolatus isolate andai-2023 chromosome 5, ASM4190304v1, whole genome shotgun sequence, the proteins below share one genomic window:
- the rab19 gene encoding ras-related protein Rab-19 isoform X1, translating into MHKSVLFAMNISGHQVLFLLFPGIVICYRAGVENYPKMQWCRWAGSWRSHLPGQSAGPEIEDSFDFLFKIILVGDSDVGKTCVVQSFKSGIFIEKQQNTIGVDFTVRTLDIDGKRVKMQVWDTAGQERFRTITQSYYRSAHGAMVAYDITRRATFESVPHWIREVEQFGAASVVLILIGNKSDLQAQRQVLFEDACTLAENNSVLAALETSAKEAQNVEAAFILMARELLARNGMTMIDEISQDSSQFMLSNSSHPVHGAASSDKKCGC; encoded by the exons ATGCATAAGTCAGTACTTTTTGCAATGAACATCTCAGGTCATCAAGTTTTATTTCTGCTTTTCCCAGGTATTGTGATCTGTTACAGAGCCGGAGTAGAAAACTATCCCAAGATGCAGTGGTGCAGGTGGGCTGGCAGTTGGAGATCACACCTACCAGGACAG TCTGCCGGGCCGGAGATTGAGGACTCTTTCGactttctttttaaaatcatCCTGGTTGGGGACTCAGATGTGGGGAAGACGTGCGTGGTGCAGAGCTTCAAGTCTGGGATATTCATCGAGAAGCAGCAAAACACCATCGGGGTGGACTTTACTGTTCGCACCCTGGACATCGACGGGAAGAGGGTGAAG ATGCAGGTGTGGGACACGGCAGGACAGGAGCGTTTCCGCACAATTACTCAGAGCTACTACCGCAGTGCCCACGGGGCCATGGTGGCCTACGACATCACACGCCGCGCCACGTTTGAATCTGTTCCCCACTGGATCAGGGAGGTGGAGCAGTTTGGAGCTGCCAGCGTGGTGCTGATCCTCATTG GTAACAAGTCAGACCTTCAGGCTCAGAGGCAGGTGTTGTTCGAGGACGCGTGCACTCTGGCAGAAAACAACAGTGTGCTGGCTGCTCTGGAAACCTCAGCCAAGGAGGCTCAGAACGTCGAGGCGGCCTTCATCCTCATGGCCAGGGAGCTGCTGGCGCGCAACGGCATGACCATGATAGATGAGATTTCCCAAGACTCGTCTCAGTTTATGTTAAGTAACAGCTCCCACCCTGTTCACGGTGCTGCGTCTTCAGATAAAAAGTGTGGATGCTGA
- the ccdc77 gene encoding coiled-coil domain-containing protein 77 isoform X2: MGSPTKDATPHRANRRTPGREPDSPLPPINERLAHLRPSRELLEFYRQKIAQFDGEHEELLQMLEKYKGITEDQHKLQWEVRQREGEIAELQNALSDMQVYLFQEREQSLRLYAENDRLKIRELEDRKKIQHLLALVGPDAGEITYFHREPPHKVTVTQRNVESSLEEHLNLRPTKLRPASTRKESSRRTKSADRVNGESLEQYKNDNQTLLLQVEALQAQMEEQTRLAKEQVESLLEDRRIKTEEAQAQRQRDEERITALTDKLQRTQNLLYESTKDFLQLKFDTRTHEKSWMVEKDRLLRELDTCHNRLRKTGSAGAEPGRTWQPSSSTAPLLRLQPEIQKTHKEELKAMQEDLKQAHRLAEMYREQCTAMETELCQIREEGDVGREIFKERSDKMAKRLQLMTQRYEALEKRRAMEVEGFKTDLKNLRQKFKDVEKQLLKVTLNIGPNQDLAILHEVRQTNSRTKKVQGELMALKAKIYGLENELRFS; the protein is encoded by the exons ATGGGATCTCCAACAAAAGATGCAACACCACACAG aGCCAACAGGCGTACCCCTGGTCGAGAGCCTGACTCCCCACTTCCCCCCATCAATGAGCGGCTGGCTCACCTGCGTCCTTCCAGGGAGCTACTGGAGTTCTACAGACAGAAGATCGCCCAGTTTGACGGAGAACACGAGGAGCTGCTGCAGATGCTGGAGAAGTACAAAGGCATCACAGAGGACCAG CATAAACTACAGTGGGAGGTACGACAGCGCGAGGGAGAGATTGCAGAGCTGCAAAACGCACTGAGTGACATGCAGGTCTACCTTTTCCAAGAGAGAGAACAGTCTCTTCGGCTTTATGCAGAAAATGACCGACTTAAGATCAG GGAGCTAGAGGACAGGAAGAAGATCCAGCACCTTCTTGCCCTTGTGGGTCCTGACGCAGGAGAGATCACATATTTCCACCGGGAACCTCCTCACAAG GTCACTGTCACACAGAGGAACGTTGAGTCCAGCTTGGAGGAACATCTCAATCTTAGGCCAACAAAGTTAAGACCTGCTTCAACCAGGAAAg AGAGTAGCAGGAGAACAAAATCAGCAGACAGGGTAAATGGAGAGAGCCTGGAACAATACAAGAATGATAACCAGACGTTGTTGCTACAG GTGGAGGCTCTGCAGGCTCAGATGGAGGAACAGACCCGTCTGGCTAAAGAGCAGGTAGAGTCTCTGCTGGAGGATCGACGGATTAAAACAGAGGAGGCACAGGCACAACGGCAGAGAGATGAGGAGCGAATCACAGCTCTGACTGACAA GCTCCAGCGAACCCAGAACCTGTTGTATGAGAGCACCAAAGATTTCTTACAGCTAAAGTTTGACACACGGACTCATGAGAAGAGCTGGATGGTGGAGAAGGACCGGCTGCTGAGGGAGCTGGACACCTGCCACAACCGTCTGAGGAAGACTGGGTCTGCTGGTGCAGAGCCGGGCCGAACGTGGCagcccagcagcagcacagccccGCTTCTCCGGCTTCAGCCAGAGATACAGAAGACACACAAGGAGGAGCTAAAa GCAATGCAGGAGGATCTGAAGCAAGCCCACCGTCTGGCAGAGATGTACAGGGAGCAGTGTACTGCAATGGAAACAGAACTGTGCCAAATCAGAGAGGAGGGTGATGTGGGCAGGGAAATATTTAAG GAGCGTTCAGACAAAATGGCCAAGCGTCTTCAGCTGATGACTCAGCGTTATGAGGCGCTGGAGAAGAGGAGAGCCATGGAGGTGGAGGGCTTCAAGACAGACCTGAAGAACCTCAGGCAGAAATTCAAGGACGTAGAAAAACAACTCCTCAAG GTTACTCTGAATATTGGGCCCAATCAGGACTTAGCCATTCTGCATGAGGTACGTCAGACCAACAGCAGGACGAAGAAGGTTCAGGGTGAGCTGATGGCGCTGAAGGCTAAGATCTATGGACTGGAAAATGAGCTGAGATTCAGCTGA
- the rab19 gene encoding ras-related protein Rab-19 isoform X2, protein MQWCRWAGSWRSHLPGQSAGPEIEDSFDFLFKIILVGDSDVGKTCVVQSFKSGIFIEKQQNTIGVDFTVRTLDIDGKRVKMQVWDTAGQERFRTITQSYYRSAHGAMVAYDITRRATFESVPHWIREVEQFGAASVVLILIGNKSDLQAQRQVLFEDACTLAENNSVLAALETSAKEAQNVEAAFILMARELLARNGMTMIDEISQDSSQFMLSNSSHPVHGAASSDKKCGC, encoded by the exons ATGCAGTGGTGCAGGTGGGCTGGCAGTTGGAGATCACACCTACCAGGACAG TCTGCCGGGCCGGAGATTGAGGACTCTTTCGactttctttttaaaatcatCCTGGTTGGGGACTCAGATGTGGGGAAGACGTGCGTGGTGCAGAGCTTCAAGTCTGGGATATTCATCGAGAAGCAGCAAAACACCATCGGGGTGGACTTTACTGTTCGCACCCTGGACATCGACGGGAAGAGGGTGAAG ATGCAGGTGTGGGACACGGCAGGACAGGAGCGTTTCCGCACAATTACTCAGAGCTACTACCGCAGTGCCCACGGGGCCATGGTGGCCTACGACATCACACGCCGCGCCACGTTTGAATCTGTTCCCCACTGGATCAGGGAGGTGGAGCAGTTTGGAGCTGCCAGCGTGGTGCTGATCCTCATTG GTAACAAGTCAGACCTTCAGGCTCAGAGGCAGGTGTTGTTCGAGGACGCGTGCACTCTGGCAGAAAACAACAGTGTGCTGGCTGCTCTGGAAACCTCAGCCAAGGAGGCTCAGAACGTCGAGGCGGCCTTCATCCTCATGGCCAGGGAGCTGCTGGCGCGCAACGGCATGACCATGATAGATGAGATTTCCCAAGACTCGTCTCAGTTTATGTTAAGTAACAGCTCCCACCCTGTTCACGGTGCTGCGTCTTCAGATAAAAAGTGTGGATGCTGA
- the hdhd5 gene encoding haloacid dehalogenase-like hydrolase domain-containing 5, giving the protein MQRVRSLKTGWQLLKTSCEGAAKLVVTSPSTSRNYSHLPPQGSGSFGLLFDIDGVLVRGRTPILGAKQVFRNLVDRNGKYKVPVVFVTNAGNCMRQTKAEHLSEMLDVEVSPDQVMLSHSPLRMFTQFHKMRVLVSGQGPVEEVAHNLGFQDVITIDMLREAYPLLDVVDHDRRPKGSIPPTKGLRPIDAVILFGEPIRWETNLQLIVDVLLTNGNPENTWSSQQYPHIPVLACNMDLLWMAEAKNPRFGHGMFLVCLESLYKKITGNELKYKALIGKPSVVTYNYAELLIRQQAETLGWNTPVKRLYAIGDNPMADIYGANLYNRYLQASRRTKAQMQATSGGGGVDPLAETVDAQKMTSSELGGASSVFGAEEDLPEGCSSMLVCTGVYSRDQQELPSDTTHTVTEQQIFHGHRDFRFDPVLLQPSFVVQDVKEAVELVFQQEGWPLE; this is encoded by the exons ATGCAGAGAGTGAGGTCCTTAAAAACCGGTTGGCAGCTGCTGAAAACAAGCTGCGAAGGAGCTGCAAAACTGGTTGTCACCTCGCCTTCGACCTCACGAAATTATAGCCAT CTCCCTCCTCAGGGCTCCGGCTCCTTCGGGCTCCTCTTTGACATAGATGGGGTGCTGGTGCGGGGCAGGACGCCAATCCTTGGAGCCAAGCAGGTCTTCAGGAACCTGGTGGACCGCAATGGGAAATACAAGGTGCCTGTGGTGTTTGTCACCAATGCTGGGAATTGCATGAGGCAGACCAAAGCAGAGCATCTGTCAGAAATGCTTGATGTGGAG gtGTCTCCAGACCAGGTGATGCTGTCCCACAGTCCTCTGCGAATGTTTACCCAGTTCCACAAAATGCGCGTGCTGGTGTCGGGACAGGGTCCTGTGGAGGAGGTCGCTCACAA CCTGGGTTTTCAGGATGTTATTACTATAGATATGCTCAGGGAGGCATATCCTCTTCTAGATGTCGTCGATCACGACAGAAGGCCCAAAGGCAGT ATTCCCCCCACCAAAGGCTTACGGCCAATAGACG CTGTCATCTTATTTGGTGAGCCAATCAGATGGGAGACCAACCTCCAGCTTATTGTTGATGTGCTCCTGACAAATGGAAACCCAGAAAATACCTGGAGTTCGCAGCAGTACCCTCACATCCCCGTCCTGGCCTGTAACATGGACCTGCTGTGGATGGCCGAGGCGAAGAATCCAAG GTTTGGTCACGGTATGTTCCTGGTGTGCTTGGAGAGCTTGTATAAGAAGATCACAGGCAATGAGCTGAAGTACAAGGCTCTGATCGGGAAACCCAGCGTGGTGACTTATAACTACGCTGAgctgctgattagacagcaagCTGAGACACTTGGCTGGAACACACCTGTGAAGAGGCTGTATGCTATAGG TGATAACCCCATGGCTGATATATACGGCGCCAACCTCTACAACCGCTACCTTCAGGCTTCTCGGCGCACCAAGGCCCAAATGCAGGCAACGAGTGGCGGAGGAGGTGTAGATCCCTTGGCAGAAACCGTAGATGCCcaaaaaatgacatcatcagaactAGGTGGAGCGTCAAGTGTGTTCGGGGCAGAGGAGGACCTCCCCGAGGGGTGCAGCTCCATGTTGGTGTGCACGGGAGTATACAGCAGAGACCAGCAGGAGCTGCCCTCGGACACAACGCACACTGTTACAGAGCAGCAAATCTTCCACGGTCACAGGGACTTCCGCTTCGACCCCGTCCTCTTGCAGCCATCCTTTGTGGTGCAGGATGTGAAGGAGGCAGTGGAGCTGGTGTTTCAGCAGGAAGGCTGGCCTCTGGAGTAG
- the ccdc77 gene encoding coiled-coil domain-containing protein 77 isoform X1: MGSPTKDATPHRANRRTPGREPDSPLPPINERLAHLRPSRELLEFYRQKIAQFDGEHEELLQMLEKYKGITEDQHKLQWEVRQREGEIAELQNALSDMQVYLFQEREQSLRLYAENDRLKIRELEDRKKIQHLLALVGPDAGEITYFHREPPHKVTVTQRNVESSLEEHLNLRPTKLRPASTRKAESSRRTKSADRVNGESLEQYKNDNQTLLLQVEALQAQMEEQTRLAKEQVESLLEDRRIKTEEAQAQRQRDEERITALTDKLQRTQNLLYESTKDFLQLKFDTRTHEKSWMVEKDRLLRELDTCHNRLRKTGSAGAEPGRTWQPSSSTAPLLRLQPEIQKTHKEELKAMQEDLKQAHRLAEMYREQCTAMETELCQIREEGDVGREIFKERSDKMAKRLQLMTQRYEALEKRRAMEVEGFKTDLKNLRQKFKDVEKQLLKVTLNIGPNQDLAILHEVRQTNSRTKKVQGELMALKAKIYGLENELRFS; this comes from the exons ATGGGATCTCCAACAAAAGATGCAACACCACACAG aGCCAACAGGCGTACCCCTGGTCGAGAGCCTGACTCCCCACTTCCCCCCATCAATGAGCGGCTGGCTCACCTGCGTCCTTCCAGGGAGCTACTGGAGTTCTACAGACAGAAGATCGCCCAGTTTGACGGAGAACACGAGGAGCTGCTGCAGATGCTGGAGAAGTACAAAGGCATCACAGAGGACCAG CATAAACTACAGTGGGAGGTACGACAGCGCGAGGGAGAGATTGCAGAGCTGCAAAACGCACTGAGTGACATGCAGGTCTACCTTTTCCAAGAGAGAGAACAGTCTCTTCGGCTTTATGCAGAAAATGACCGACTTAAGATCAG GGAGCTAGAGGACAGGAAGAAGATCCAGCACCTTCTTGCCCTTGTGGGTCCTGACGCAGGAGAGATCACATATTTCCACCGGGAACCTCCTCACAAG GTCACTGTCACACAGAGGAACGTTGAGTCCAGCTTGGAGGAACATCTCAATCTTAGGCCAACAAAGTTAAGACCTGCTTCAACCAGGAAAg CAGAGAGTAGCAGGAGAACAAAATCAGCAGACAGGGTAAATGGAGAGAGCCTGGAACAATACAAGAATGATAACCAGACGTTGTTGCTACAG GTGGAGGCTCTGCAGGCTCAGATGGAGGAACAGACCCGTCTGGCTAAAGAGCAGGTAGAGTCTCTGCTGGAGGATCGACGGATTAAAACAGAGGAGGCACAGGCACAACGGCAGAGAGATGAGGAGCGAATCACAGCTCTGACTGACAA GCTCCAGCGAACCCAGAACCTGTTGTATGAGAGCACCAAAGATTTCTTACAGCTAAAGTTTGACACACGGACTCATGAGAAGAGCTGGATGGTGGAGAAGGACCGGCTGCTGAGGGAGCTGGACACCTGCCACAACCGTCTGAGGAAGACTGGGTCTGCTGGTGCAGAGCCGGGCCGAACGTGGCagcccagcagcagcacagccccGCTTCTCCGGCTTCAGCCAGAGATACAGAAGACACACAAGGAGGAGCTAAAa GCAATGCAGGAGGATCTGAAGCAAGCCCACCGTCTGGCAGAGATGTACAGGGAGCAGTGTACTGCAATGGAAACAGAACTGTGCCAAATCAGAGAGGAGGGTGATGTGGGCAGGGAAATATTTAAG GAGCGTTCAGACAAAATGGCCAAGCGTCTTCAGCTGATGACTCAGCGTTATGAGGCGCTGGAGAAGAGGAGAGCCATGGAGGTGGAGGGCTTCAAGACAGACCTGAAGAACCTCAGGCAGAAATTCAAGGACGTAGAAAAACAACTCCTCAAG GTTACTCTGAATATTGGGCCCAATCAGGACTTAGCCATTCTGCATGAGGTACGTCAGACCAACAGCAGGACGAAGAAGGTTCAGGGTGAGCTGATGGCGCTGAAGGCTAAGATCTATGGACTGGAAAATGAGCTGAGATTCAGCTGA
- the ccdc34 gene encoding coiled-coil domain-containing protein 34: MSAGRMPNCPASATKGFSSTPVKSTQGKETHTSKGLDDDVLSDDEDTFSLLSPIYHDSYDSEEELQHSPAQQTSPRHSNSSRLSVSPVRCELPRTPSMQMMNAAVEPAGSPTLSAWEMWLVNKAKADRFKLEKQAEEERLRKEKQEQEEKEREQKKIVMEEKIQEWLKMKRQQEKHEQLLKLSKKEEETQRQREKQREIEQKAQQKYKDWLQKKNQEKIEMEKKAKEEAALKEEQEKERRRRAEEKFKEWVAKANEKSKASPKLPSYPKSPYDKSYPSPSFYNPVPWKPIHVPPPETSQNKASVKKPQKQRKSQQSPGTVFRLRNSASAAQFLQRR; the protein is encoded by the exons ATGTCTGCAGGGAGGATGCCCAACTGTCCTGCCTCTGCGACCAAGGGCTTTAGCTCGACCCCTGTCAAAAGTACTCAGGGGAAAGAAACCCACACATCAAAGGGGTTGGACGACGACGTCCTATCCGACGACGAAGACACATTCTCTCTGCTGTCTCCCATCTATCATGACAGTTATGATAGtgaggaggagctgcagcacaGCCCAGCTCAGCAGACTTCACCCAGGCACAGCAACAGCTCCAGACTCAGCGTTTCACCAGTGAG atGTGAGCTACCAAGAACACCTTCAATGCAGATGATGAATGCAGCTGTGGAGCCTGCAGGCTCACCGACTCTCAGTGCATGGGAAATGTGGCTGGTGAACAAAGCTAAAGCAGACCGTTTCAAATTGGAAAAACAAGCAGAGGAG GAGCGGTTACGGAaggaaaaacaagaacaagaagaaaaGGAGCGGGAACAGAAAAAGATTGTCATGGAAGAGAAAATCCAAGAATGGCTAAAGATGAAAAGACAACAG GAGAAGCACGAGCAACTACTAAAACTGAGCAAAAAGGAAGAGGAGACACAGAGGCAGCGGGAGAAACAAAGAGAGATTGAACAGAAAGCTCAACAGAAGTACAAAGACTGGCTGCAGAAGAAGAACCAGGAAAAAATAGAAATGGAAAAGAAGGCAAAA GAGGAAGCTGCTCTgaaggaggagcaggagaaaGAGCGCCGCAGGAGGGCGGAGGAGAAGTTTAAGGAATGGGTGGCAAAAGCAAATGAAAAAAGCAAAGCAAGTCCAAAATTACCCTCCTACCCCAAAA GTCCCTACGACAAATCCTACCCATCACCCAGCTTCTACAATCCAGTCCCCTGGAAACCGATTCACGTCCCTCCTCCAGAAACATCACAGAACAAGGCATCTGTCAAGAAAcctcaaaaacaaagaaaaagccaaCAAAGCCCCGGCACCGTTTTTAGACTGCGAAACTCTGCCAGTGCAGCACAGTTCCTGCAGAGGAGATGA